The DNA segment TATAAAATTACCGGATGTACAATTGAATACTATGGATTATGCCCGGAATGCAAAAACAGCTGTTAAAAACAGCCCTTTAGACTCGATTGTATTTCTAAAACAACAGTTGTTTATGTCAGTTGATAATTTACAAAAAAAAAACTGACATATATTTTATTAGCTGATACTTTTAATAGTAGTGCAGCATAATAACACCGAATCTAAAAATAAGTTCAAAGGAGAAAGCATCATGGCTGGATTAAAAGGATCTCGTACCGAAAAGAATATACTGACTGCTTTTGCCGGTGAATCACAGGCCCGCAATCGCTACACATATTTTGCTTCACAGGCCAAAAAAGAAGGTTTCGTTCAGATTTCTAAAATTTTTGAAGAAACGGCTAATCAGGAAAAAGAACACGCTAAACGTCTGTTCAAACTTCTTGAAGGCGGAGATGTAGAAGTAACTGCAGCTTTCCCTGCCGGAATTGTCGGAACAACAGCTGAAAACCTCATGGCTTCTGCCGCCGGTGAAAAAGAAGAATGGGAACACATGTACCCTTCTTTTGCTAAAATTGCAGAAGAAGAAGGGTTCACATCAATTGCCGCCATCTTTAAAGCTATCGCTGTTGCAGAAGAATTTCACGAAAAACGTTACGTAGCCCTTGCTAAAAATATTGAAGACGGTAAGGTTTTTGAAAAAGATACATGCGTGGTATGGCAGTGTCAGAATTGCGGTTACACTCGCGAGGGCAAAGAAGCTCTTAAACAGTGTCCAGCATGTGCCCATCCACAGGCCCACTTTCAGCTTGTTTGTGAAAATTACTAATTTTTAACCCCTGCAACGGAGAGTACAATGGCCCAATTATTTGAAGTCTACAAATGCGAAGCTTGCGGTAATATCACAATGGTTATGCATGCCGGACCCGGCAACCTCGTTTGCTGCGGAGCTGACATGAAACTCATCACTGAAAACACCGTTGATGCAGCAAAAGAAAAACATGTTCCCGTCATTGAAAAGATTGAAGGCGGATACAAAGTTAAAGTCGGTTCTGTAGCTCATCCAATGGACGAAAAACATTATATTGAATGGATTGAACTTGTTTCAGGAAACGATCGCTACCTGAAAAAACTCAATCCGGGCGATACTCCCGAAGCTGATTTCTGTGGCTGTAAATTTGGTTCCGCTCCTGTTGCCGCCCGCGCATACTGTAACCTGCACGGTCTCTGGAAAGCTTAACCCTTATTAAAAAAGAGGATATTAAAATGGCTGAACCAAGCGAAATGTACCAATGCCAGGTGAGCAACTGTGGTTATATTTACAACCCTGATAAAGGGGATAAAAAAGGCAAAATCGAAAAAGGGACACAGTTTAAAGATCTCCCTGAAGATTGGAAATGCCCTATTTGCGGATCTACTAAAAAATCTTTTAAGCCCCTTGGTTAATCTACCTTTAATAACTGAACGGAGTTTTTAAAATGAAATACTTATGCACTATTTGTGGTTGGGTTTACGACCCTGCTGTTGGTGATCCTGATGGCGGAATTGCTGCTGGAACAGAGTTTAAAGATATCCCGGAAGATTGGGAATGTCCTGTCTGCGGAGCATCCAAAGACGATTTCGAGCCTGAGTCTTAAGACTCCTCGATTTTTAATTAGTATCATTTACACAGAAAGCCGGGAAAATCCCGGCTTTCTATCTTAAACTTCTAAACGTAGTAGGGATTAAAAGTGAGACCTGTTGAAATTAAAGAAGGAATACATTGGGTAGGAGCCGTTGATTGGAATTGCCGCAACTTTCATGGCTATGCTCTGTCTTCCAAAGGCACAACATACAATGCCTTTTATATTGATGATGATAAGAAAGTCCTAGTTGATACAGTTCCGGCTGCATTTGAAAGTCAGTTTCTTTGTTCTGTCTCCAATCTGACTGAACTTGAAAAGATCGACTATATTGTTGTTAACCACCTTGAACCAGACCATTCAGGCTGCCTTGCCCGTATGGTTGAACTTTGCAAGCCTGAGAAAATTTTCATTTCTCCTATGGGAGCCAAGGCTCTCAAAACATTCTTTGACT comes from the Maridesulfovibrio ferrireducens genome and includes:
- the rbr gene encoding rubrerythrin, whose product is MAGLKGSRTEKNILTAFAGESQARNRYTYFASQAKKEGFVQISKIFEETANQEKEHAKRLFKLLEGGDVEVTAAFPAGIVGTTAENLMASAAGEKEEWEHMYPSFAKIAEEEGFTSIAAIFKAIAVAEEFHEKRYVALAKNIEDGKVFEKDTCVVWQCQNCGYTREGKEALKQCPACAHPQAHFQLVCENY
- a CDS encoding desulfoferrodoxin, coding for MAQLFEVYKCEACGNITMVMHAGPGNLVCCGADMKLITENTVDAAKEKHVPVIEKIEGGYKVKVGSVAHPMDEKHYIEWIELVSGNDRYLKKLNPGDTPEADFCGCKFGSAPVAARAYCNLHGLWKA
- the rd gene encoding rubredoxin, which produces MKYLCTICGWVYDPAVGDPDGGIAAGTEFKDIPEDWECPVCGASKDDFEPES
- a CDS encoding rubredoxin; the protein is MAEPSEMYQCQVSNCGYIYNPDKGDKKGKIEKGTQFKDLPEDWKCPICGSTKKSFKPLG